Proteins encoded together in one Prunus dulcis chromosome 3, ALMONDv2, whole genome shotgun sequence window:
- the LOC117623374 gene encoding uncharacterized protein LOC117623374 isoform X3 — MVSSEGDVMLVKRNAEENVVLEGKRKRKKKKQVTTPRPACSWVYFSRDFIKEYSASHPESSGLKAATKAASDAWKSMSPEEKAKYTMRAREVWDNYLSTAPIRTPKPRKQAKLVTRCSPGRLFNVIQRLTTEQKAAVKSMGFGSLLDLRCRTLRRSLCLWLLERFDTTQRSLEICGERIPLTPKDVELVMGLAASGKDVVNSGPDDLIADLRHSYDATNHGISVRLLEERLAEPEAGEEFKRSFVLYALGTLLSPTARLDVSPSFLHFLTNMDVVHQYNWGKFLLDRLVCEVSRFHQGKQRAVGGCLLFLQLFYYESISVEENGALAPAVVPFLSSWGEDEITEREKRERELGGYGCGEVVCRERCFDLDSCEFIGQLDRPPECNISSGVEHDAPFEHKENQVEEQIGEFTLEEQALGFWKAFQIQHPFSCLVGDKRRISCSSSRGGWRSLSPQQGYRKYWKHSHHNFNQTNFFRRKVRI, encoded by the exons ATG GTGTCAAGTGAAGGAGATGTCATGTTGGTAAAAAGAAATGCTGAAGAGAATGTTGTGTTAGAAggaaagaggaaaaggaagaagaagaagcaagttACCACTCCTCGTCCTGCGTGCTCATGGGTGTATTTTAG CCGAGACTTTATCAAGGAATACAGCGCTTCGCATCCTGAATCCTCTGGCCTTAAAGCT GCCACAAAGGCAGCTTCAGATGCATGGAAGTCTATGAGCCCTGAGGAGAAAGCAAAATACACAATGCGTGCTCGTGAAGTGTGGGATAACTACTTGAGTACAGCCCCCATCCGTACTCCTAAGCCAAGAAAGCAG GCTAAACTAGTCACAAGATGCTCTCCTGGCCGCTTATTCAATGTGATACAGCGCCTCACAACTGAACAAAAGGCTGCAGTGAAGAGCATGGGTTTTGGGAGCCTTCTTGACCTTAGATGCAGAACTCTCCGCCGCAGCTTGTGTCTTTGGCTACTGGAGAGGTTTGACACTACACAACGTAGCTTGGAGATTTGTGGAGAACGTATTCCTTTAACACCAAAAGATGTCGAGCTTGTGATGGGATTAGCAGCTAGTGGGAAGGATGTGGTAAACTCAGGGCCTGATGACTTGATTGCGGACTTGCGGCACAGTTATGATGCCACAAATCATGGTATTTCAGTCAGGCTCCTAGAGGAGAGGTTGGCAGAGCCTGAAGCAGGAGAGGAATTTAAGAGATCATTCGTCCTCTATGCGTTGGGCACTCTTCTGTCCCCAACAGCAAGGTTGGATGTCAGCCCTTCATTCCTTCACTTTTTGACGAATATGGATGTTGTCCACCAGTATAATTGGGGGAAGTTCTTACTCGACCGGCTAGTTTGTGAAGTATCTCGTTTTCATCAAGGGAAGCAACGTGCAGTTGGTGGCTGTCTTCTGTTTCTCCAG CTCTTTTATTATGAAAGTATCTCTGTTGAGGAAAATGGTGCCTTGGCCCCTGCTGTTGTTCCATTCCTATCTTCATGGGGCGAGGACGAGATTACTGAAAGGGAGAAGCGGGAAAGAGAGCTTGGTGGTTATGGATGTGGGGAG GTGGTATGTAGGGAGAGGTGTTTTGATTTGGATTCTTGCGAGTTTATAGGTCAATTGGATAGGCCACCAGAATGCAATATAAGTAGTGGGGTTGAGCATGATGCTCCCTTTGAGCATAAGGAGAATCAG GTTGAAGAACAGATTGGTGAATTTACTTTGGAGGAG CAAGCATTGGGATTCTGGAAGGCGTTTCAGATACAACACCCCTTTAGCTGTCTCGTTGGGGATAAACGAAGAATTTCTTGTTCTTCAAGCAGAGGAGGATGGCGCTCTCTTTCTCCTCAACAAGGGTACAGAAAGTATTGGAAACACAGTCATCATAACTTCAATCAgaccaatttcttcagaaGAAAGGTTCGCATATAA
- the LOC117623374 gene encoding uncharacterized protein LOC117623374 isoform X2 yields the protein MVSSEGDVMLVKRNAEENVVLEGKRKRKKKKQVTTPRPACSWVYFSRDFIKEYSASHPESSGLKAATKAASDAWKSMSPEEKAKYTMRAREVWDNYLSTAPIRTPKPRKQAKLVTRCSPGRLFNVIQRLTTEQKAAVKSMGFGSLLDLRCRTLRRSLCLWLLERFDTTQRSLEICGERIPLTPKDVELVMGLAASGKDVVNSGPDDLIADLRHSYDATNHGISVRLLEERLAEPEAGEEFKRSFVLYALGTLLSPTARLDVSPSFLHFLTNMDVVHQYNWGKFLLDRLVCEVSRFHQGKQRAVGGCLLFLQLFYYESISVEENGALAPAVVPFLSSWGEDEITEREKRERELGGYGCGEVVCRERCFDLDSCEFIGQLDRPPECNISSGVEHDAPFEHKENQVEEQIGEFTLEEQQALGFWKAFQIQHPFSCLVGDKRRISCSSSRGGWRSLSPQQGYRKYWKHSHHNFNQTNFFRRKVRI from the exons ATG GTGTCAAGTGAAGGAGATGTCATGTTGGTAAAAAGAAATGCTGAAGAGAATGTTGTGTTAGAAggaaagaggaaaaggaagaagaagaagcaagttACCACTCCTCGTCCTGCGTGCTCATGGGTGTATTTTAG CCGAGACTTTATCAAGGAATACAGCGCTTCGCATCCTGAATCCTCTGGCCTTAAAGCT GCCACAAAGGCAGCTTCAGATGCATGGAAGTCTATGAGCCCTGAGGAGAAAGCAAAATACACAATGCGTGCTCGTGAAGTGTGGGATAACTACTTGAGTACAGCCCCCATCCGTACTCCTAAGCCAAGAAAGCAG GCTAAACTAGTCACAAGATGCTCTCCTGGCCGCTTATTCAATGTGATACAGCGCCTCACAACTGAACAAAAGGCTGCAGTGAAGAGCATGGGTTTTGGGAGCCTTCTTGACCTTAGATGCAGAACTCTCCGCCGCAGCTTGTGTCTTTGGCTACTGGAGAGGTTTGACACTACACAACGTAGCTTGGAGATTTGTGGAGAACGTATTCCTTTAACACCAAAAGATGTCGAGCTTGTGATGGGATTAGCAGCTAGTGGGAAGGATGTGGTAAACTCAGGGCCTGATGACTTGATTGCGGACTTGCGGCACAGTTATGATGCCACAAATCATGGTATTTCAGTCAGGCTCCTAGAGGAGAGGTTGGCAGAGCCTGAAGCAGGAGAGGAATTTAAGAGATCATTCGTCCTCTATGCGTTGGGCACTCTTCTGTCCCCAACAGCAAGGTTGGATGTCAGCCCTTCATTCCTTCACTTTTTGACGAATATGGATGTTGTCCACCAGTATAATTGGGGGAAGTTCTTACTCGACCGGCTAGTTTGTGAAGTATCTCGTTTTCATCAAGGGAAGCAACGTGCAGTTGGTGGCTGTCTTCTGTTTCTCCAG CTCTTTTATTATGAAAGTATCTCTGTTGAGGAAAATGGTGCCTTGGCCCCTGCTGTTGTTCCATTCCTATCTTCATGGGGCGAGGACGAGATTACTGAAAGGGAGAAGCGGGAAAGAGAGCTTGGTGGTTATGGATGTGGGGAG GTGGTATGTAGGGAGAGGTGTTTTGATTTGGATTCTTGCGAGTTTATAGGTCAATTGGATAGGCCACCAGAATGCAATATAAGTAGTGGGGTTGAGCATGATGCTCCCTTTGAGCATAAGGAGAATCAG GTTGAAGAACAGATTGGTGAATTTACTTTGGAGGAG CAGCAAGCATTGGGATTCTGGAAGGCGTTTCAGATACAACACCCCTTTAGCTGTCTCGTTGGGGATAAACGAAGAATTTCTTGTTCTTCAAGCAGAGGAGGATGGCGCTCTCTTTCTCCTCAACAAGGGTACAGAAAGTATTGGAAACACAGTCATCATAACTTCAATCAgaccaatttcttcagaaGAAAGGTTCGCATATAA
- the LOC117623374 gene encoding uncharacterized protein LOC117623374 isoform X1, which yields MVSSEGDVMLVKRNAEENVVLEGKRKRKKKKQVTTPRPACSWVYFSRDFIKEYSASHPESSGLKAATKAASDAWKSMSPEEKAKYTMRAREVWDNYLSTAPIRTPKPRKQAKLVTRCSPGRLFNVIQRLTTEQKAAVKSMGFGSLLDLRCRTLRRSLCLWLLERFDTTQRSLEICGERIPLTPKDVELVMGLAASGKDVVNSGPDDLIADLRHSYDATNHGISVRLLEERLAEPEAGEEFKRSFVLYALGTLLSPTARLDVSPSFLHFLTNMDVVHQYNWGKFLLDRLVCEVSRFHQGKQRAVGGCLLFLQLFYYESISVEENGALAPAVVPFLSSWGEDEITEREKRERELGGYGCGEVVCRERCFDLDSCEFIGQLDRPPECNISSGVEHDAPFEHKENQVEEQIGEFTLEEENMLVFVRNKDIVCGEIELVVESVRKQCRNRDYGCDEIVDYMKNNDHEETCIYGPCSCPLPDCNFVSSSEHLSLHFSSKHWDSGRRFRYNTPLAVSLGINEEFLVLQAEEDGALFLLNKGTESIGNTVIITSIRPISSEERFAYNLVSGRGNSSLRFKSVTENFPGRVEGFPKMDFLLVPFCFFTSSGQLNLEVCIQNTTELTADCP from the exons ATG GTGTCAAGTGAAGGAGATGTCATGTTGGTAAAAAGAAATGCTGAAGAGAATGTTGTGTTAGAAggaaagaggaaaaggaagaagaagaagcaagttACCACTCCTCGTCCTGCGTGCTCATGGGTGTATTTTAG CCGAGACTTTATCAAGGAATACAGCGCTTCGCATCCTGAATCCTCTGGCCTTAAAGCT GCCACAAAGGCAGCTTCAGATGCATGGAAGTCTATGAGCCCTGAGGAGAAAGCAAAATACACAATGCGTGCTCGTGAAGTGTGGGATAACTACTTGAGTACAGCCCCCATCCGTACTCCTAAGCCAAGAAAGCAG GCTAAACTAGTCACAAGATGCTCTCCTGGCCGCTTATTCAATGTGATACAGCGCCTCACAACTGAACAAAAGGCTGCAGTGAAGAGCATGGGTTTTGGGAGCCTTCTTGACCTTAGATGCAGAACTCTCCGCCGCAGCTTGTGTCTTTGGCTACTGGAGAGGTTTGACACTACACAACGTAGCTTGGAGATTTGTGGAGAACGTATTCCTTTAACACCAAAAGATGTCGAGCTTGTGATGGGATTAGCAGCTAGTGGGAAGGATGTGGTAAACTCAGGGCCTGATGACTTGATTGCGGACTTGCGGCACAGTTATGATGCCACAAATCATGGTATTTCAGTCAGGCTCCTAGAGGAGAGGTTGGCAGAGCCTGAAGCAGGAGAGGAATTTAAGAGATCATTCGTCCTCTATGCGTTGGGCACTCTTCTGTCCCCAACAGCAAGGTTGGATGTCAGCCCTTCATTCCTTCACTTTTTGACGAATATGGATGTTGTCCACCAGTATAATTGGGGGAAGTTCTTACTCGACCGGCTAGTTTGTGAAGTATCTCGTTTTCATCAAGGGAAGCAACGTGCAGTTGGTGGCTGTCTTCTGTTTCTCCAG CTCTTTTATTATGAAAGTATCTCTGTTGAGGAAAATGGTGCCTTGGCCCCTGCTGTTGTTCCATTCCTATCTTCATGGGGCGAGGACGAGATTACTGAAAGGGAGAAGCGGGAAAGAGAGCTTGGTGGTTATGGATGTGGGGAG GTGGTATGTAGGGAGAGGTGTTTTGATTTGGATTCTTGCGAGTTTATAGGTCAATTGGATAGGCCACCAGAATGCAATATAAGTAGTGGGGTTGAGCATGATGCTCCCTTTGAGCATAAGGAGAATCAG GTTGAAGAACAGATTGGTGAATTTACTTTGGAGGAG GAAAATATGCTAGTGTTTGTTAGGAATAAGGACATAGTGTGTGGTGAGATTGAACTAGTAGTTGAATCAGTCAGAAAACAATGCCGGAACAGAGATTATGGGTGTGATGAAATAGTGGATTATATGAAGAATAATGACCATGAAGAAACATGCATCTATGGACCATGTTCATGCCCCCTTCCAGACTGCAACTTTGTTAGCTCATCTGAACACTTGTCACTGCATTTCAGCAGCAAGCATTGGGATTCTGGAAGGCGTTTCAGATACAACACCCCTTTAGCTGTCTCGTTGGGGATAAACGAAGAATTTCTTGTTCTTCAAGCAGAGGAGGATGGCGCTCTCTTTCTCCTCAACAAGGGTACAGAAAGTATTGGAAACACAGTCATCATAACTTCAATCAgaccaatttcttcagaaGAAAGGTTCGCATATAACCTAGTATCAGGACGGGGAAACAGTTCTCTCAGATTCAAATCAGTGACAGAAAACTTTCCAGGCCGGGTGGAAGGGTTCCCCAAAATGGATTTTCTTCTGGTTccattttgtttcttcactTCGTCTGGGCAACTCAACTTGGAAGTATGTATACAGAATACCACAGAACTCACTGCAGATTGCCCTTGA
- the LOC117623384 gene encoding uncharacterized protein LOC117623384 isoform X1 has product MVSSEGDVMLVKRNAEENVVLEGKRKRKKKKQVTTPRPACSWVYFSRDFIKEYSASHPESSGLKAATKAASDAWKSMSPEEKAKYTMRAREVWDNYLSTAPIRTPKPRKQAKLVTRCSPGRLFNVIQRLTTEQKAAVKSMGFGSLLDLRCRTLRRSLCLWLLERFDTTQRSLEICGERIPLTPKDVELVMGLAASGKDVVNSGPDDLIADLRHSYDATNHGISVRLLEERLAEPEAGEEFKRSFVLYALGTLLSPTARLDVSPSFLHFLTNMDVVHQYNWGKFLLDRLVCEVSRFHQGKQRAVGGCLLFLQLFYYESISVEENGALAPAVVPFLSSWGEDEITEREKRERELGGYGCGEVVCRERCFDLDSCEFIGQLDRPPECNISSGVEHDAPFEHKENQVEEQIGEFTLEEENMLVFVRNKDIVCGEIELVVESVRKQCRNRDYGCDEIVDYMKNNDHEETCIYGPCSCPLPDCNFVSSSEHLSLHFSSKHWDSGRRFRYNTPLAVSLGINEEFLVLQAEEDGALFLLNKGTESIGNTVIITSIRPISSEERFTYNLVSGRGNSSLRFKSVTENFPGRVEGFPKMDFLLVPFCFFTSSGQLNLEVCIQNTTELTADCP; this is encoded by the exons ATG GTGTCAAGTGAAGGAGATGTCATGTTGGTAAAAAGAAATGCTGAAGAGAATGTTGTGTTAGAAggaaagaggaaaaggaagaagaagaagcaagttACCACTCCTCGTCCTGCGTGCTCATGGGTGTATTTTAG CCGAGACTTTATCAAGGAATACAGCGCTTCGCATCCTGAATCCTCTGGCCTTAAAGCT GCCACAAAGGCAGCTTCAGATGCATGGAAGTCTATGAGCCCTGAGGAGAAAGCAAAATACACAATGCGTGCTCGTGAAGTGTGGGATAACTACTTGAGTACAGCCCCCATCCGTACTCCTAAGCCAAGAAAGCAG GCTAAACTAGTCACAAGATGCTCTCCTGGCCGCTTATTCAATGTGATACAGCGCCTCACAACTGAACAAAAGGCTGCAGTGAAGAGCATGGGTTTTGGGAGCCTTCTTGACCTTAGATGCAGAACTCTCCGCCGCAGCTTGTGTCTTTGGCTACTGGAGAGGTTTGACACTACACAACGTAGCTTGGAGATTTGTGGAGAACGTATTCCTTTAACACCAAAAGATGTCGAGCTTGTGATGGGATTAGCAGCTAGTGGGAAGGATGTGGTAAACTCAGGGCCTGATGACTTGATTGCGGACTTGCGGCACAGTTATGATGCCACAAATCATGGTATTTCAGTCAGGCTCCTAGAGGAGAGGTTGGCAGAGCCTGAAGCAGGAGAGGAATTTAAGAGATCATTCGTCCTCTATGCGTTGGGCACTCTTCTGTCCCCAACAGCAAGGTTGGATGTCAGCCCTTCATTCCTTCACTTTTTGACGAATATGGATGTTGTCCACCAGTATAATTGGGGGAAGTTCTTACTCGACCGGCTAGTTTGTGAAGTATCTCGTTTTCATCAAGGGAAGCAACGTGCAGTTGGTGGCTGTCTTCTGTTTCTCCAG CTCTTTTATTATGAAAGTATCTCTGTTGAGGAAAATGGTGCCTTGGCCCCTGCTGTTGTTCCATTCCTATCTTCATGGGGCGAGGACGAGATTACTGAAAGGGAGAAGCGGGAAAGAGAGCTTGGTGGTTATGGATGTGGGGAG GTGGTATGTAGGGAGAGGTGTTTTGATTTGGATTCTTGCGAGTTTATAGGTCAATTGGATAGGCCACCAGAATGCAATATAAGTAGTGGGGTTGAGCATGATGCTCCCTTTGAGCATAAGGAGAATCAG GTTGAAGAACAGATTGGTGAATTTACTTTGGAGGAG GAAAATATGCTAGTGTTTGTTAGGAATAAGGACATAGTGTGTGGTGAGATTGAACTAGTAGTTGAATCAGTCAGAAAACAATGCCGGAACAGAGATTATGGGTGTGATGAAATAGTGGATTATATGAAGAATAATGACCATGAAGAAACATGCATCTATGGACCATGTTCATGCCCCCTTCCAGACTGCAACTTTGTTAGCTCATCTGAACACTTGTCACTGCATTTCAGCAGCAAGCATTGGGATTCTGGAAGGCGTTTCAGATACAACACCCCTTTAGCTGTCTCGTTGGGGATAAACGAAGAATTTCTTGTTCTTCAAGCAGAGGAGGATGGCGCTCTCTTTCTCCTCAACAAGGGTACAGAAAGTATTGGAAACACAGTCATCATAACTTCAATCAgaccaatttcttcagaaGAAAGGTTCACATATAACCTAGTATCAGGACGGGGAAACAGTTCTCTCAGATTCAAATCAGTGACAGAAAACTTTCCAGGCCGGGTGGAAGGGTTCCCCAAAATGGATTTTCTTCTGGTTccattttgtttcttcactTCGTCTGGGCAACTCAACTTGGAAGTATGTATACAGAATACCACAGAACTCACTGCAGATTGCCCTTGA
- the LOC117623384 gene encoding uncharacterized protein LOC117623384 isoform X2: MVSSEGDVMLVKRNAEENVVLEGKRKRKKKKQVTTPRPACSWVYFSRDFIKEYSASHPESSGLKAATKAASDAWKSMSPEEKAKYTMRAREVWDNYLSTAPIRTPKPRKQAKLVTRCSPGRLFNVIQRLTTEQKAAVKSMGFGSLLDLRCRTLRRSLCLWLLERFDTTQRSLEICGERIPLTPKDVELVMGLAASGKDVVNSGPDDLIADLRHSYDATNHGISVRLLEERLAEPEAGEEFKRSFVLYALGTLLSPTARLDVSPSFLHFLTNMDVVHQYNWGKFLLDRLVCEVSRFHQGKQRAVGGCLLFLQLFYYESISVEENGALAPAVVPFLSSWGEDEITEREKRERELGGYGCGEVVCRERCFDLDSCEFIGQLDRPPECNISSGVEHDAPFEHKENQVEEQIGEFTLEEQQALGFWKAFQIQHPFSCLVGDKRRISCSSSRGGWRSLSPQQGYRKYWKHSHHNFNQTNFFRRKVHI, from the exons ATG GTGTCAAGTGAAGGAGATGTCATGTTGGTAAAAAGAAATGCTGAAGAGAATGTTGTGTTAGAAggaaagaggaaaaggaagaagaagaagcaagttACCACTCCTCGTCCTGCGTGCTCATGGGTGTATTTTAG CCGAGACTTTATCAAGGAATACAGCGCTTCGCATCCTGAATCCTCTGGCCTTAAAGCT GCCACAAAGGCAGCTTCAGATGCATGGAAGTCTATGAGCCCTGAGGAGAAAGCAAAATACACAATGCGTGCTCGTGAAGTGTGGGATAACTACTTGAGTACAGCCCCCATCCGTACTCCTAAGCCAAGAAAGCAG GCTAAACTAGTCACAAGATGCTCTCCTGGCCGCTTATTCAATGTGATACAGCGCCTCACAACTGAACAAAAGGCTGCAGTGAAGAGCATGGGTTTTGGGAGCCTTCTTGACCTTAGATGCAGAACTCTCCGCCGCAGCTTGTGTCTTTGGCTACTGGAGAGGTTTGACACTACACAACGTAGCTTGGAGATTTGTGGAGAACGTATTCCTTTAACACCAAAAGATGTCGAGCTTGTGATGGGATTAGCAGCTAGTGGGAAGGATGTGGTAAACTCAGGGCCTGATGACTTGATTGCGGACTTGCGGCACAGTTATGATGCCACAAATCATGGTATTTCAGTCAGGCTCCTAGAGGAGAGGTTGGCAGAGCCTGAAGCAGGAGAGGAATTTAAGAGATCATTCGTCCTCTATGCGTTGGGCACTCTTCTGTCCCCAACAGCAAGGTTGGATGTCAGCCCTTCATTCCTTCACTTTTTGACGAATATGGATGTTGTCCACCAGTATAATTGGGGGAAGTTCTTACTCGACCGGCTAGTTTGTGAAGTATCTCGTTTTCATCAAGGGAAGCAACGTGCAGTTGGTGGCTGTCTTCTGTTTCTCCAG CTCTTTTATTATGAAAGTATCTCTGTTGAGGAAAATGGTGCCTTGGCCCCTGCTGTTGTTCCATTCCTATCTTCATGGGGCGAGGACGAGATTACTGAAAGGGAGAAGCGGGAAAGAGAGCTTGGTGGTTATGGATGTGGGGAG GTGGTATGTAGGGAGAGGTGTTTTGATTTGGATTCTTGCGAGTTTATAGGTCAATTGGATAGGCCACCAGAATGCAATATAAGTAGTGGGGTTGAGCATGATGCTCCCTTTGAGCATAAGGAGAATCAG GTTGAAGAACAGATTGGTGAATTTACTTTGGAGGAG CAGCAAGCATTGGGATTCTGGAAGGCGTTTCAGATACAACACCCCTTTAGCTGTCTCGTTGGGGATAAACGAAGAATTTCTTGTTCTTCAAGCAGAGGAGGATGGCGCTCTCTTTCTCCTCAACAAGGGTACAGAAAGTATTGGAAACACAGTCATCATAACTTCAATCAgaccaatttcttcagaaGAAAGGTTCACATATAA
- the LOC117623384 gene encoding uncharacterized protein LOC117623384 isoform X3 has protein sequence MVSSEGDVMLVKRNAEENVVLEGKRKRKKKKQVTTPRPACSWVYFSRDFIKEYSASHPESSGLKAATKAASDAWKSMSPEEKAKYTMRAREVWDNYLSTAPIRTPKPRKQAKLVTRCSPGRLFNVIQRLTTEQKAAVKSMGFGSLLDLRCRTLRRSLCLWLLERFDTTQRSLEICGERIPLTPKDVELVMGLAASGKDVVNSGPDDLIADLRHSYDATNHGISVRLLEERLAEPEAGEEFKRSFVLYALGTLLSPTARLDVSPSFLHFLTNMDVVHQYNWGKFLLDRLVCEVSRFHQGKQRAVGGCLLFLQLFYYESISVEENGALAPAVVPFLSSWGEDEITEREKRERELGGYGCGEVVCRERCFDLDSCEFIGQLDRPPECNISSGVEHDAPFEHKENQVEEQIGEFTLEEQALGFWKAFQIQHPFSCLVGDKRRISCSSSRGGWRSLSPQQGYRKYWKHSHHNFNQTNFFRRKVHI, from the exons ATG GTGTCAAGTGAAGGAGATGTCATGTTGGTAAAAAGAAATGCTGAAGAGAATGTTGTGTTAGAAggaaagaggaaaaggaagaagaagaagcaagttACCACTCCTCGTCCTGCGTGCTCATGGGTGTATTTTAG CCGAGACTTTATCAAGGAATACAGCGCTTCGCATCCTGAATCCTCTGGCCTTAAAGCT GCCACAAAGGCAGCTTCAGATGCATGGAAGTCTATGAGCCCTGAGGAGAAAGCAAAATACACAATGCGTGCTCGTGAAGTGTGGGATAACTACTTGAGTACAGCCCCCATCCGTACTCCTAAGCCAAGAAAGCAG GCTAAACTAGTCACAAGATGCTCTCCTGGCCGCTTATTCAATGTGATACAGCGCCTCACAACTGAACAAAAGGCTGCAGTGAAGAGCATGGGTTTTGGGAGCCTTCTTGACCTTAGATGCAGAACTCTCCGCCGCAGCTTGTGTCTTTGGCTACTGGAGAGGTTTGACACTACACAACGTAGCTTGGAGATTTGTGGAGAACGTATTCCTTTAACACCAAAAGATGTCGAGCTTGTGATGGGATTAGCAGCTAGTGGGAAGGATGTGGTAAACTCAGGGCCTGATGACTTGATTGCGGACTTGCGGCACAGTTATGATGCCACAAATCATGGTATTTCAGTCAGGCTCCTAGAGGAGAGGTTGGCAGAGCCTGAAGCAGGAGAGGAATTTAAGAGATCATTCGTCCTCTATGCGTTGGGCACTCTTCTGTCCCCAACAGCAAGGTTGGATGTCAGCCCTTCATTCCTTCACTTTTTGACGAATATGGATGTTGTCCACCAGTATAATTGGGGGAAGTTCTTACTCGACCGGCTAGTTTGTGAAGTATCTCGTTTTCATCAAGGGAAGCAACGTGCAGTTGGTGGCTGTCTTCTGTTTCTCCAG CTCTTTTATTATGAAAGTATCTCTGTTGAGGAAAATGGTGCCTTGGCCCCTGCTGTTGTTCCATTCCTATCTTCATGGGGCGAGGACGAGATTACTGAAAGGGAGAAGCGGGAAAGAGAGCTTGGTGGTTATGGATGTGGGGAG GTGGTATGTAGGGAGAGGTGTTTTGATTTGGATTCTTGCGAGTTTATAGGTCAATTGGATAGGCCACCAGAATGCAATATAAGTAGTGGGGTTGAGCATGATGCTCCCTTTGAGCATAAGGAGAATCAG GTTGAAGAACAGATTGGTGAATTTACTTTGGAGGAG CAAGCATTGGGATTCTGGAAGGCGTTTCAGATACAACACCCCTTTAGCTGTCTCGTTGGGGATAAACGAAGAATTTCTTGTTCTTCAAGCAGAGGAGGATGGCGCTCTCTTTCTCCTCAACAAGGGTACAGAAAGTATTGGAAACACAGTCATCATAACTTCAATCAgaccaatttcttcagaaGAAAGGTTCACATATAA